A region of the Candidatus Kryptonium sp. genome:
CGAAAGCGGAGTTGTAAATTCCATAGTTCTCTCCTTCTTCAACTCCACCGACGATGATGATTATATCCTTACTTAATTTTTTTAAATCGTCAAGGGCATTTGATTTAAACGGATTAACTGCAATTTCAATATTGATATCTCGCAAGGTATAGCCTGTTAAGCTAAGTTCTGGAAATAGGATCAATTTTGCTTTTTCTTTTATGGCTTTTTGAATGTAGTGGATATGTTTTTCAAGGTTTTGCTTTAAGTTTCCGAGGACGCAGTCAATTTGTGCAACTGCCACAAGGTGTTTCATTGTTAAGAAATTGATTTGTTTTTAGGTAATTTAAAAAATTTGCAAACAAATTCCGATTAGTTAATTTTCACCACGCTTCAGAATTCTACCTCCTGTTTTTCCTGTTAGTTTCCCATCTTCAATTGTCAAAACTCCGTTGACCCATAGATACACTACGCCTTCTGAATACTGATGTGGATTTTGGAATGTTGCTTTGTCTTTGATCTTTTCATAATCAAAAACGACGACATCAGCGTAATACCCAGGTCTTATCAGACCACGATTGAAAAGTTTTAATCTCCATGCCGGAAGTGAGGTCATTTTTCTGATTGCTTCTTCAAGTGTTAACAGTCCCAAGTCCCGGACATACCTTGATAATACCCTTGGAAATGTTCCATATGTTCTCGGATGTGGGAAACCCATCCCAGGTTTTGCAACTCCTCCATCGGTTGCTATCATCGTCCAGGGGAATCGCATAATTCTTTGTAGATCTTCTTCGCTAAGTGAGTGGAAGATTGCTGTCGCACCGCCATTTTCAACGATTTCAATTACAAGTTCACTAGCATTTTCAAAATTTGGCTCAACTCCTCTTTCTTTTAAAATTTGCGCAAGCGTTTTACCTTGATATTCAGGTTTCCATCTGCAACTTCCTATTTGAATGTTTGCGGGATCGCCACTTCCGCGGTCGCTTTTCATGTTTTCAGCGATACCTTGCTTTATAAGATTTCTCAGTTCTGGATTTTTCAATCTCTCAAGTAATTTTTCACTTCCCTCTGCCATTGCCCAGTTGGGAATTAGCACAGTTATTCCTGTATGCGTTGCTGTGTATGGATATTGATCAAGGGTTACATCAATTCCTTCTTCTTCCCTTGCTCTTTCAACCCTTAACAAAGTTTTCAAACTCATTCCCCAATTTGCACGACCTACTATTTTATGATGAGTGATTTGAACTGGGATTTTTGCTTCTTTGCCTATTTTTATTGTTTCTTCAATGGATTCAAGGATTTTGTTTGATTCATTTCTCATGTGAGTTATATATATTCCGCCGAATTTTGCTGCAACTTTTGCAAGCTCAATTATTTCATCGGTGTCAGCAAAGGAACCTGGTGGATAAATAAGCCCTGTTGATAAACCAAAAGCTCCTTCTTTCATTGCTTCTTCAACGAGAGATTTCATTCTGTTAAGTTCTTCCTTTGTAGGTTTTCTGTTCTCCCAATTCATAACTGAATCTCTAATAGTCCCATGACCAACGAAAAAACCGATATTTGCTCCAAGTGGTAGCTTTCCAAATTCTTCAAAAGCTGTTCTTAATGGAAGAGGTGATGAACCATCGTTTCCTTCAATAACTGTCGTTATGCCTTGTCTAAGCAAATTTTCCATCGTTGGCTCAAAAATTAGTCCGCCTCTTGCGTGCGAATGGATATCAA
Encoded here:
- a CDS encoding D-aminoacylase, with the translated sequence MFRRISLLLIFIITRIFAQDFEYDYLIQNARIIDGTGAPWFIGDVGIKGDKIVDVAFKLDGNKAKKVINANGLYLSPGFIDIHSHARGGLIFEPTMENLLRQGITTVIEGNDGSSPLPLRTAFEEFGKLPLGANIGFFVGHGTIRDSVMNWENRKPTKEELNRMKSLVEEAMKEGAFGLSTGLIYPPGSFADTDEIIELAKVAAKFGGIYITHMRNESNKILESIEETIKIGKEAKIPVQITHHKIVGRANWGMSLKTLLRVERAREEEGIDVTLDQYPYTATHTGITVLIPNWAMAEGSEKLLERLKNPELRNLIKQGIAENMKSDRGSGDPANIQIGSCRWKPEYQGKTLAQILKERGVEPNFENASELVIEIVENGGATAIFHSLSEEDLQRIMRFPWTMIATDGGVAKPGMGFPHPRTYGTFPRVLSRYVRDLGLLTLEEAIRKMTSLPAWRLKLFNRGLIRPGYYADVVVFDYEKIKDKATFQNPHQYSEGVVYLWVNGVLTIEDGKLTGKTGGRILKRGEN